From the genome of Neodiprion pinetum isolate iyNeoPine1 chromosome 3, iyNeoPine1.2, whole genome shotgun sequence, one region includes:
- the LOC124213735 gene encoding LOW QUALITY PROTEIN: LIM and senescent cell antigen-like-containing domain protein 1 (The sequence of the model RefSeq protein was modified relative to this genomic sequence to represent the inferred CDS: inserted 2 bases in 1 codon) — MSLDDMFCSRCREGFEPHEKIVNSRGELSHPQCFVCAQCFRPFPEGIFYEFEGRKYCEHDFHVLFAPCCGKCGEFVIGRVIKAMNXNWHPGCFRCEECSGELAETGFMKCQGRALCHTCNARIKAGALGKHICHQCHGIIDDKPLRFRGEVYHPYHFNCTACGIELNADAREVRSGPGFAANEMNELYCLRCHDKIGIPICGACRRPIEERVVTALGKHWHVEHFVCAKCEKPFLGHRHYEKKGLAYCETHYHQLFGNLCFVCNQVIAGDVFTALNKAWCVHHFACAFCDQKMNQKTKFFAFDLKPACKKCYEKFPQELKRRMRRMYDLNPKKIPA; from the exons ATGTCTCTGGATGACATGTTCTGCTCCCGCTGTCGCGAGGGATTCGAGCCGCACGAGAAGATTGTCAATTCTCGCGGAGAATTGTCGCATCCGCAATGTTTTGTTTGTGCACAGTGCTTTCGGCCTTTTCCCGAGGGTATTTTCTACGAGTTTGAAGGAAGAAAGTATTGCGAACATGATTTTCATGTTCTATTCGCCCCTTGCTGTGGCAAGTGTGGTGAATTTGTCATTGGACGAGTAATCAAAGCCATGAA GAACTGGCATCCTGGCTGCTTCCGTTGTGAGGAGTGTAGCGGTGAACTAGCAGAGACTGGTTTCATGAAATGCCAAGGAAGAGCATTGTGTCATACCTGTAACGCTCGAATAAAAGCTGGGGCTCTTGGAAAGCATATCTGCCATCAATGCCATGGAATAATCGACGACAAGCCGCTGCGTTTCCGTGGTGAAGTATATCATCCCTACCATTTCAACTGCACGGCTTGCGGGATTGAGTTGAATGCTGATGCCAGAGAAGTTAGGTCCGGGCCTGGATTTGCGGctaatgaaatgaatgaaCTGTATTGTCTGAGATGCCACGACAAAATCGGAATACCGATCTGCGGAGCTTGCCGGCGTCCGATAGAAGAAAGAGTTGTCACTGCCTTGGGAAAACATTGGCACGTAGAACACTTTGTTTGTGCAAAGTGCGAGAAGCCATTTTTAGGTCATCGTCACTACGAGAAAAAGGGCCTTGCTTACTGTGAGACTCATTATCACCAGCTCTTTGGAAACCTATGTTTTGTTTGCAACCAAGTAATTGCTGGAGATGTTTTTACGGCATTAAACAAAGCATGGTGCGTACATCATTTTGCTTGCGCATTTTGTGACCAAAAGATGAACCAAAAGACAAAATTCTTCGCATTTGACTTAAAACCCGCTTGCAAGAAATGCTACGAGAAATTTCCCCAGGAATTGAAAAGGCGTATGCGTCGTATGTACGAtttaaatccaaaaaaaatacctgcctaa